The Corynebacterium auriscanis genome includes the window TAGGCAAAGAAGTTTTGGAACCAAAGAAGTAATCTCAATACTCATGGCCAAACTTAAAGACCGCTTTATCCGTCTGCCCGAAGGCTTCGCTCCTGCGCCCAACCACCGCGAGGAAGCCCGGGAATTTCCCTATTCCCGGCCGATCATCTCCATCGCGAAGAAATGGATGGACTGGGTTCAGAAACTCGACGTCGTCATTCTTAACCCGGAGAACATTCCTGCTACCGGTGGCGCGATGATCGCGATCAACCACACCGGTTACTGGGATTTCGTTTACGGTGGCATCCCCGCGCACTTCAACGGCCGTCGCCTAGTGCGGTTTATGGCGAAGAAGGAAATTTTCGACGTCAAGGGAGTAGGCGCGCTCATGCGTGCGATGAAGCACATCCCCGTTGACCGCGCCGATGGGCAAGCTAGCGTGGATGAGGCCATCCGTCGCCTGCGGATGGGGCAGCTGGTGGGCATTTTCCCAGAGGCCACCATTTCTCGCTCCTTTGAAGTCAAAGAATTCCGGCAAGGTGCTGCCAAAATTGCTTTCGACGCCAACGTGCCACTCATCCCACTGACCATCTGGGGATCACAGCAGGTGTGGACGAAGGGGCACAAGCCCAACTGGCGGCCGAAAAATGCAAAACTCGTGCTGATTGTGGGCAAGCCGGTGGAAGTCACCGCAGATTCCGCAGCAACTACCGATCGTTTACATAAAGCGATGGTGGAGCAGCTGCAGGAAAACCGTCGCATCTACGAACAAGAATTCGGCCCCATGCCCAAGGGCGAATACTGGGTGCCGGCCAACATGGGCGGAACTGCCCCAACGCTGGAAGAAGCCACGGTCAAAGACCGGGAGGACCAGGCCGAACGCAAACGCAAGAGGGCGGAGGCGCAGGTTCGGGCAGAGCGGCGTCGAGAAGAAGAAAAGAAACAACTGGCCGCGGCACCCGCCTGGAGAAAACCCGTGATACGCCTGCAGCAACGGTTGAACCGCAAGAACAAATAAACGCTAGGAGTTACATAGGCGATGCAAGGGCCAATATGGAGGCCAAAATTGGTGGTCAGCGATGTGGATGGCACACTGCTAGATCACCGGGAACGAGTATCGCCTCGGATGCGCGCCATTATCGATGACATGGCACGCCAAGGCACCGCGTTCACGCTTGCCACTGGCCGCCCCGCGCGCTGGCTACTCCCAGTGCTGGAACAGATCAACGTACGCCCCATAGTGGTGTGCGCGAATGGGGCCGTAATCTACGACAGCGCATTGGACCGCGTGGTGCATGCCGAAAGTCTTTCACCGGAAGTGCAACGGGACCTCGTGGAATCGCTGCAAGCCGTTGATCCCGAGTGGGGTTTCGCGGTCGAACGCGTTGGTCGTAGTGCTTTCGACCGGGAAAACGAGCTGTTTTGCGTAACCCCCAACTACGATCACGCGTGGATTTCCGATGAGCACACCACCGTGCCACGGGAGCAGTTGGTATCTATGCCCGCGGTCAAGCTTCTGGTACGTGACCACAGGCGAAGCTCCGCGGCACTCTACGAAGCGGTGGCGCCATACATCGATCCCGCCCTGGCACACGCCAC containing:
- a CDS encoding Cof-type HAD-IIB family hydrolase, with the translated sequence MQGPIWRPKLVVSDVDGTLLDHRERVSPRMRAIIDDMARQGTAFTLATGRPARWLLPVLEQINVRPIVVCANGAVIYDSALDRVVHAESLSPEVQRDLVESLQAVDPEWGFAVERVGRSAFDRENELFCVTPNYDHAWISDEHTTVPREQLVSMPAVKLLVRDHRRSSAALYEAVAPYIDPALAHATFSWEGGLVEISAPGVSKRTALQRVAKSIEVRTEDIIVFGDMPNDLEMLRWAGTGVAMGNARDEVKAAADAVTATNDDDGVAEYLTRWFNSAETMREN
- a CDS encoding lysophospholipid acyltransferase family protein, producing MAKLKDRFIRLPEGFAPAPNHREEAREFPYSRPIISIAKKWMDWVQKLDVVILNPENIPATGGAMIAINHTGYWDFVYGGIPAHFNGRRLVRFMAKKEIFDVKGVGALMRAMKHIPVDRADGQASVDEAIRRLRMGQLVGIFPEATISRSFEVKEFRQGAAKIAFDANVPLIPLTIWGSQQVWTKGHKPNWRPKNAKLVLIVGKPVEVTADSAATTDRLHKAMVEQLQENRRIYEQEFGPMPKGEYWVPANMGGTAPTLEEATVKDREDQAERKRKRAEAQVRAERRREEEKKQLAAAPAWRKPVIRLQQRLNRKNK